AACGTAATCCTGCGGCACCTTTTACTACTTCGACCCTGCAACAGGAAGCATCCCGGAAACTGGGCTTCCCGGTATCACGTACCATGCAGGTTGCACAACGTTTATATGAAAGTGGAAAGATCACTTACATGAGAACGGATTCGGTAAATTTATCTGAAACGGCTTTAACAGCTGCGGCTAATGAGATCAATTCCGCTTACGGACAGAAATATCATCAGCTGAGAACTTATAAAACTAAATCCGCGGGGGCTCAGGAAGCGCATGAGGCCATCCGCCCTACTTACTTTGATCAGCATACCGTAACAGGTGATAGTTCTGAGCAAAGGCTGTATGAGCTGATCTGGAAACGCGCAATCGCTTCTCAAATGAGCGAAGCACTGTTTGAAAAGACGACTGCACAAATTGCAGTGAGCACACGCAGTGAAAGCCTGGTCGCAGAAGGTGAAGTCATGAAATTTGATGGTTTCCTGAAAGTTTACCTGGAATCAAGTGATGATGAAGATACTGAAGACAAAGACAATGAGAATATCCTTCCTCCTTTAGCTAAAGGTCAGGACCTTTTGCTGAATGTGATGAATGCAACAGAACGTTTCTCCCGTCCGCCTGCAAGATATACAGAGGCGAGCCTGGTTAAAAAACTGGAAGAGCTTGGTATTGGCCGCCCGTCAACTTATGCGCCTACCATTTCTACGATTCAAAACCGTGGTTATGTAGTCAAAGAAGATCGTGATGGTCGCAGCCGTTCATTTGGTTCGATTATCCTTGAAAATGGTGAAGTTACTAAAGCCATTAAAACTGAAATTACCGGTGCGGAAAAATCTAAATTATTCCCTACGGATATAGGCGAAGTTGTCAATGACTTCTTAGTAGAACATTTTAAAGGTATTGTTGATTTTAACTTTACGGCTAAAGTAGAAAAGGAATTTGATGAGATTGCCCAGGGATTACAGAACTGGACAAAAATGCTTCATGCTTTTTATACCCCTTTCCATAAGGAAGTTGAAGTGACTACTGAAACTGCCGACAGAGCAAATGGGGAACGCTTATTAGGTGTTGACCCGATAAGTGGTAAAAATGTTTATGCTAAGGTTGGAAAATTTGGCCCTCTGGTACAAATCGGTCAGAATGACGACGAAGAGAAACCAAAATATGCAAGTCTGATGAAATCTCAGTCGGTAGGTACAGTAACTCTTGAAGATGCCTTAGAGCAGTTCAGGTTACCTTTCCAGCTGGAGAACTATAAAGATAAAGAAGTTGCTGTAGGTGTTGGACGTTTCGGCCCTTACGTGAAATGGGGTGAAACTTATATTTCCATTCCTAAAAACGAAGATCCGTTAACAGTTGATCAGAGCCGTGCAATCGTCATTATTGAAGAAAAAATTACTGCTGATGCTCCTGTAGCGCATTACGAAGGATTACCGGTTACTAAAGGAACCGGACGTTTCGGACCATTTATCAAATGGAATGATTTGTTTATCAACGTACCTAAAGCTTATAACTTTGATGAATTATCTGATAATGATATCAAAGAACTGATTGGTAAAAAGGTAGAGAAAGAAGCGAACAGGTTTATCCAGCAGTGGACTGCCGATAAAATTGCTATCGAAAACGGCAGATGGGGACCTTTCATCCGTTTTGGAAAAGATATGCTTAAACTGGGTAAGAACCCGGCCACTAATGATAAGTATACACCTGAAGAACTGGCTGTACTTTCGCTGGAAGAGGTTAAAAAGCTGATTGTTGAGCAAGTTCCGAATGCTTTTGAGCCAAAGGCGACAAAAAAGAAAGCAGCTGGTACTAAAGTTGCCGGTACAAAAAGTGCAGCGGTAAAAGCGCCTGCAAAGAAAAAAGCCCCAGTTAAAAAGAAATAAAATATGAAGAAAGATCTGCCGGAAAATATTGTGGAAGACCTTGCCATGGCAGTCGTATTGATCAGTGAAACGCCGGAAGTTAAAAACTGGACTGTTTACCTGATCAATCTGAAAAATGTACAAATTGATAATGTACTGATCAGCTCCAAAGGATATGGCGAAAAGGATGGCAGACTCGTAAAGACTTCTGTATTGCGTCACTTTTTAGGTGATGTACCAGCTAACTCCTTTAAAGGAGTGGAAGCGATAGATACAGAAGTTTTCGGACTGACAAATGAATATTGGCTGAGTTATTATATTGACGGTACTATTTATGATAAGAAATTTATCTTTTTACCAGAA
The sequence above is drawn from the Pedobacter cryoconitis genome and encodes:
- the topA gene encoding type I DNA topoisomerase, which produces MAKNLLIVESPAKAKTIEGYLGKDFIVKSSYGHIRDLIKGDMGIDTNNDFAQTYEVPADKKQVVAELKKLAKEAEMVWLASDEDREGEAISWHLFETLGLKENKTKRIVFHEITKPAILKAIESPRTIDYNLVNAQQARRVLDRLVGFELSPVLWKKVKPSLSAGRVQSVAVRLIVDREREVNKFNAAAAYKITARFSTGKAREFVKAELPQRFEQEAEAEKFVRDCVNAGFKISSLETKPAKRNPAAPFTTSTLQQEASRKLGFPVSRTMQVAQRLYESGKITYMRTDSVNLSETALTAAANEINSAYGQKYHQLRTYKTKSAGAQEAHEAIRPTYFDQHTVTGDSSEQRLYELIWKRAIASQMSEALFEKTTAQIAVSTRSESLVAEGEVMKFDGFLKVYLESSDDEDTEDKDNENILPPLAKGQDLLLNVMNATERFSRPPARYTEASLVKKLEELGIGRPSTYAPTISTIQNRGYVVKEDRDGRSRSFGSIILENGEVTKAIKTEITGAEKSKLFPTDIGEVVNDFLVEHFKGIVDFNFTAKVEKEFDEIAQGLQNWTKMLHAFYTPFHKEVEVTTETADRANGERLLGVDPISGKNVYAKVGKFGPLVQIGQNDDEEKPKYASLMKSQSVGTVTLEDALEQFRLPFQLENYKDKEVAVGVGRFGPYVKWGETYISIPKNEDPLTVDQSRAIVIIEEKITADAPVAHYEGLPVTKGTGRFGPFIKWNDLFINVPKAYNFDELSDNDIKELIGKKVEKEANRFIQQWTADKIAIENGRWGPFIRFGKDMLKLGKNPATNDKYTPEELAVLSLEEVKKLIVEQVPNAFEPKATKKKAAGTKVAGTKSAAVKAPAKKKAPVKKK